The stretch of DNA TCGGACCTCGGCGGTGACTCGCTGTCGGCGCTGACGTTCTCGGGCGTCCTCGAGGACGTCTTCGAGACCGAGGTGCCGGTCGGCGTGATCACCGACCCGACGAACGACCTCGCCGCCGTGGCCGCGTACGTCGACCGTTCGGCCGCCGACGACCGCCCGACGGTCACCCGCGTGCACGGCGCCGACCCGACGGTGCTCCGGGCGACCGACCTCCGGGTGGACCGCCTGCTCGGCGAGGTCCCCACCCCGGTCGCACGCGCGCCCCGGGACCCGTCCGCGCCGCCCCGCACCGTCCTGCTCACCGGCGCGAACGGCTACCTCGGCCGCTTCACCGCGATGGACTGGCTGGAGCGGCTCGCACCGGTCGGCGGCACGCTGGTGTGCGTCGTCCGCGGGTCGGACGACGCTGCTGCCCGTCGCCGGCTCGACGCCGCGTTCGCTGCCGACCCGGCGTTCGCCGCCCGGTTCGCCGAGCTCTCGGGATCGCTCGAGGTGATCGCCGGGGACGTCAGCGAGCACCTGCTCGGCCTCGACGACCCCCGGTGGCGCGAGCTCGCCGCCCGGGTGGACCTGGTCGCGCACGCCGCGGCCCTGGTGAACCACGTCCTGCCGTACACCGCGCTGTTCGGGCCGAACGTCGTCGGCACCGCCGAGGTGATCCGGCTCGCGATCGCCGCCGGGAGCGTCCCCGTCACCTTCGTGTCGAGCGTCGCGGTCGCCGGTGGGGCCCGTCCGAGCGCGACCGAGGACGTCGTCCCCGACGCTCCCGCCGCACTCGACGAGCGGGCGGACGTCCGGACGACGATCCCCGAGTGGACGGTCGCCGACGAGTACGCGAACGGCTACGGCGCGAGCAAGTGGGCCAGCGAGGTGCTGCTCCGCGAGGCCCACGACGAGCACGGGGTCCCGGTCGCGGTCTTCCGCTCCGACATGGTCCTGGCGCACCCGCGCTGGCGCGGTCAGGTGAACCTGCCCGACGTGTTCACCCGCCTGGTCTGGAGCGTGCTCGCGACCGGGCTCGCGCCCGCGACCTTCGTGCAGCGGACCCCGGACGGCCGGGTGCAGCGCTCGCACTACGACGGCCTGCCCGCCGACTTCACGGCGGCGGCGATCGACGCGATCGGCGCGTCGGTGGTCGAGGGCCACCGGACGTTCAACGTCGTGAACCCGCACGACGACGGTGTCTCGCTCGACACGTTCGTCGACTGGCTGGTCGAGGACGGGCACGCGATCGAGCGCGTCGAGGACCACGCCGAGTGGGTCGACCGGTTCCGGTCGGCGCTCGAGGCGCTGCCGGACGAGGACCGCGCGCGATCCGTGCTCCCGTTGCTGCACGCGTTCGCGGTGCCCGAGGCCCCGCACGCCGGGTCCGCGATCCCGGCCGACGCGTTCGCGGCGGCCGTGCGGGCGGTGCGCCCGCTCGGGGCACCGGCGATCCCGTCGCTCGACCACGCGCTCATCACGAAGGTGGCGGACGACCTGACGTTCCTCGGTCTGCTCCGGCCGGCCGCGACGACCGCGCGCTGACCACCGGACGGGAGGCGCGGCGCCGGCCGGCACCGCGCCTCCCGTCCGTCACCCGGTCACGCCGAGCGCCGCTGCCGGGCCGGTCCCGACGGGCACCGGCAGGGCCTGTCTGCGCACGGTGACCTGCTGGCAGGATCGAGCGCGTGAAGACACTGGAGTTGCCACAGACCGACCTCACCGCGTCCGACGTCGTCGTCGGGCTCATGCGGATCAACGACATGAGCGACGAGGACATCCGCGAGCTGTACACCGCCTCGCGCGACGCGGGCGTCACGATGTTCGACCACGCCGCCGTGTACGGCGTCTGGCACGGGTGCGAGCAGCGCTTCGGCTCGGCCGTGACCCTGTCGTCGTCCGAGCGTGCCGCGATCCAGCTGCAGACCAAGGTCGGCATCCGCCCGACGCCGAACGGCGCGTACTTCGACTTCTCGTACGAGCACATCATCGAGTCCGTGCACGAGTCGCTGGAGGCACTGCACACGGACTACGTCGACGTGCTGCTCCTGCACCGCCCCGACGCGCTCGTCGAGCCGGACGAGGTCGCCCGCGCGTTCGACGAGCTGCACGCCGCCGGCAAGGTGCACCACTTCGGGGTCTCGAACCACACGCCCGGTCAGGTCGAGCTCCTGAAGAAGTCCGTCCGCCAGCCGCTGGCGTTCAACCAGGTGCAGCTGAGCATCACGCACGCGAACGTCATCACGCAGGGCCTGACGGCGAACATGGCCGGTCTCGACCAGTCGATCGACCGCGACAACGACATCCTGAACCACGCGCGCCTGCACGACGTGACGCTGCAGGCCTGGTCGCCGTTCCAGAAGGGCTTCTTCGACGGCGTCTTCCTCGGCGACCGCGAGCAGTACGCCGAGCTGAACGACGTGCTCGAGGAGCTCGCCTCGGCGCACGGGGTGACCCCGACCGGCATCGCGGTGGCGTGGATCACCCGGCACCCCGCGCACTTCCAGGTCGTCCTCGGCACGACGAACCCGCAGCGCGTCCGGGACTCGGCCGCGGGTTCGGACGTCGAGCTGTCCCGCGAGGAGTGGTACCGCGTCCTCACGGCGGCGGGGCACACCGTCCCCTGACCGGGACCCGGCCGCGGGACACCGCCCCGGGCCGGGCTCACGCCTTCCGGTCCCGCCCCCCCCCCGGCGGTGCCGGACTCCGCACAACGGGGAGCACGTCGCGCCACGGAAGTCCGTGGTGTCACGTGCTCCCCGTTGTGCTGACGCACGTCGTGCCGCCGGCTCCCAAGAGCAGATCGGGGGCTCGGCTGGGGCGGCTCGGCCCGGGCAGGGCAGTCAGTCGTCGGCGGTCGGGGCGCTCAGCACGCGCACGTCGAGGGGCGAGACCCGCGACGGGTCGGCCGAAGCTCCGCCGACGACGTCGAACGAGATGCCGAGCTCGGCGGCGGTGTCCTCGTCGAGCTCGAGCCCGTCCTCGGTGGCCTGGTCCTCTGGGATGGCGCGACCCTGCGACGGGTCCCACGCGTTCGCGAACGACATGCGCACGAGCATGCCGCTCCCGGCTGGCAGCGAGGTGTCAGATGTCGACGGTGTCCGTCAGAGGTCGTCGGCGTGCAGCCGGTCGCCCGCCTGCGGACGGCGGAAGACCGGACCACCGCCGGCCTCGTCCTCGTCCTCGTGGGAGACCGGGGAGGTGCTCGGGTCGACCGAGTCGGGACCGACGTCGGCGCCGCGGTCCTCCTCGACCTCGCGTTCCGTCTCGGTCTGGTCGTCGTGCGCCACGCCGTCCACGGGGAGGTCGGCGCCGGGCTGCTGCGGATCGAACGGTGTGCTCATCGACATGCACCGAGCGTGCTCCGCGCCGGTGGACGGCAGGTGGACGCTGTCCGTCCGCCGCGCCCTCAGCCCCGGCCGGGGCCCTTCGCCGGTCCCTCGGTGAGGGTCCCGATCGTGGTGTCGACCGCCGTGTCCGCCGCACCGGCACCCTTGTCCTTGCCCTTGCCGCTGTTGCTTCCCGGACCGTTGCCGCTGCCGTTGGTACCCGGGCCGCCCTGGGGCGCCTCGACCGGGTTCGACGCGGGGCCGCCCGGCTGGGGCCCGACGCTCGCGTCGTCGGCGGGCTGACTCGGCTCCTGCGCGGGCTCGCTCGGCTCCTGCTCCTGGCTCGGCTCCTCGGCCGGTTCGCTCGGCTCCTGTGCGGGCTGGCTCGGCTGCTGCTCCTGACTCGGCTGCTGCTCCGGCTCTCTCGTCTGCTCGTCCGTCGACGTCGAGGGCTCGCTCGACCCGGTGGGCGCGGGCGCCGGGTCGTCCCGCCCGCCGAGGGCGAACAGCGCGACGCCGATGCCGGCCAGGACGAGGAGTCCGATGACGACCGCAGCGATGATCCCGGCCCGTCGACGCTTCGGTTCGGCCGCGGCCGCACCACCGCGTCCGGCGGTCCCCGCCCCGCTGCCCGCGCCACGCGCCGCGGCACCACCGACGGCAGCACCACCGCCGGCAGCACCACCGCCGGCAGCGGCAGCGGTACCCGCTCCACCTGCGCCGCGCTGGGCACCGAGGACGGTCGTCGCGACGTCGTCCTGCGCCCCCGGTCGGTCGTAGGCGCGCGTCGGCGCGTCGGCGCCGCCCGCGGTCGGCATGGCTCGCGTGGCCTGGTCGCCGTCCACCGCACCCGGCATCGCCCGGGTCGCCTGGTCGCCGTACGCCGCATCCGGGCTGCCGGCGCCGAGTGCGGCACCCGCCAGACCGGCAGCCGCGCCGGCCGCGCCACCGGCGGCACGGGTCAGGGTCCCCGGGCCGCCGGGCAGCAGCTGCGTGGCCGGTGCCGTGCCGTCGCGTTCGAGGGCCCGGAGGCGACGGGCAGCCTCTGCCGCGGTCGGCCGCTCGGACGGGTCCTGCGCCGTCATCACGTGCAGGAGCGTCCGCCAGGCAGTGGGCAGGTGTTGGTCGATCTCCGGGCCGCGCGTGAGTCGCGCGGTCGCGGACTCCACCGCCGTCCCGGGGAACGGTCGCTCGCCGGTCAGGCACTGCAGCAGGACGAGCCCGAGGGCGTAGACGTCGGCCTGACCGGTGACCTCGCGACCGAGGACCTGCTCCGGGGAGATGTACGCGGCGGTGCCGATGACGGTGCCCGTCCCGGTCACCCGGGCGGCGTCGCGGAGCAGGGCGATGCCGAAGTCGGCGAGCTTGACGTGCTCGCCGTCGCTCTCCAGCAGGACGTTCGCGGGCTTCACGTCACGGTGCACGATGCCCTGCGCGTGCACCGCGGCGAGCCCCTCGGCGACCTGGGCACCCATGCGTGCGGTCGTGGTCGTGTCGAGCGGCCCCTCGCGCAGCCGGGTGTCGAGGTCGCTGCCCGGGACGAGCTCCATCACCAGGTAGGAGTCGCCGTCCTCGTCGTCCAGCGCGGCGTCGTAGAGCGTGACGAGGGACGGGCTGCGGAGTGCGGCGAGGGTGTGCATCTCGGCCTCGGCCCGGGCGCGCTCGCCGTGGTCGACGGCACCGATCCGGAAGACCTTGACGGCGACCTCGCGGCCGAGTTGCTCGTCGACCGCACGGTAGACCGAGGCCATGCCGCCGTGTCCGAGCGTGCCGGTGACGCGGTACCTGCCGCCGAAGACCCGTTCTTCCATGCGGGTGAACCTACCGTGGCGACCTGACCGGGCGTGCCGGTCCCGCGCCGCGGCGGACGGGTTCGGCACCCCGGTGCAGGGCCGTCAGGTAGAGCCGGTGGGCCGTGATCACCAGGGCCAGCCAGGCCAGGCCGAGGGCCCACGCGGCGAGCACGTCCGTCGTCCAGTGGTGCCCCAGGAAGATCCGCGAGACGCCGATCGACAGCACGAAGAGCGTCCCGACGACGATCGTCCACACGCGGGTCACCGTGCGGGACTGCCGCAGGATGAGCAGGTACACGATCGTGCCGACGACGACCGTGGCGTTCAGGGTGTGCCCGGACGGGAACGACGGCGAGTGCTCGTAGGGCGGCACCGCGTCGGACAGCGGCGGGCGGGCACGGCCGATCAGGTCCTTGCCCGCGATCGTCATGAGGAGCGAGCCGCCGCTCGCCGCCACGAGCAGCACCAGCGGGGTCCAGGCCCGGCGCTGCACCGTGAAGCCGACGAGGAACGCGACGGCGACGATCGGCATCCCGATCGTCCCGGCGATGTCGGTCCACCACGTCACCGCCCGGTCCGCGAACGGCGAGCGCAGGGTGAGCATCCAGTCGAGCACCGGACGGTCGAGCACGGCGACGTCGTCGGACTCGCGGACGGCGTCGTACACCTCGGACGCCGCCCACGTCGCGGTCACCGCGATGCCGATGCCGACCAGGAGCATGAGCACGAGCAGCGGGAGCGCTCCGTACCGTCGGCCGAGCGCGGCCCAGGCCTCGGCGACCGCGTGCCCGACACGCGATCGCCACGAGGTGAGGTCGACCTCGCCGACGTGGCGGTCCGCGTCGACGGCGGTGCGCTCGTCCCGGTCGACCCGCGCGGCGGCAGCCGCGAGCGGGTCCGTCGGCTCCTCGTCGTCGCGCTGCATCGTCCCACCCTGCCCGTCCGACACTGCGAACGCCCGGTCAGTCCTTCGCGGCGCCGTAGTCGCGCACGGTGGACACGCTCAGCGGGAAGACCACCGGGAAGTCCCGGAAGAGCAGCCGCCCGGCGTCGACCGCGGCAGCACGGACCTGCTCGGCGACGAACGCCGCGTGCTCGACCGGTGTGTGCACCACGATCTCGTCGTGCACGAAGAACACCAGGTGCGGGCCGGCCGTCAGCGGGCCGGGGAACCGCGCCGCGAGCCGGGTGCGGAGCGACCCCATCCAGGCCAGTGCCCACTCGGCGGCGGTGCCCTGCACCACGAAGTTCCGCGTGAACCGACCCCAGCTACGTGCTCGTCCCTCGACCGCCCGCTGCTGCACCGGGGTGCCGTCCACCGACCACGCGCGGTTGCGGGCGACGAACCAGGCCTCGTCGGGCACCGGCGACGTCCGGCCGAGCAGCGTCGTGACGGGCTCACCGCGCTCCCCCGCGCGCGCGGCACGGTCGACGAGCCCGAGCGCCGCGGGGAACGCCCTGGCCAGCCGCGGCACGAGCCGACCGGCATCGCCCTGCGTGGCGCCGTACATCGCGCCGAGCATCGCGCCCTTGGCCTGCTGCCGGGTCTCCACCGCACCCGAGGCCACCACACCGTCGTACAGGTCCCGCCCGTCACCCGCGGTCGCCATGGCCCGGTCGCCGGCCATCGCGGCGAGCACGCGCGGCTCGAGCTGCGCCGCGTCCGCCACCACGAACGCCCACCCGTCGTCGGCGACGACCGCGCTGCGGACGGTCTTCGGCAGCTGCATCGCGCCGCCGCCGTCGGCCGCCCACCGCCCGGTGACGACCCCGCCGACGACGTACTTCGGGTGGAACCGCCCGTCCTGCACCCACTCGTCGAGCCAGGCCCATCCGTTCGCCGTGAGCAGGCGGGAGCGCTTCTTGTACTCGAGCAGCGGCGCGATGACCGGGTGCTCGAGCTCCTGCAGCTCCCACTTGCGCGTCGACGACACCATGAGTCCGGCCGCTCGGAGCGCCCGCAGGACGTCGGCGGGCGAGTCCGGGTTGAGACCGGGTTCGCCGAGGTGCGCCCGGATCTGCGCCGCGAGCTCCTCGAGCCGACGCGGCCGCACCCCTGCCGGCACCCGGGGCCCGAGCTCCTGCTCGAGCAGTCGCTCGTGCACGTCGGCGCGCCACGGCAGCCCGGCGTGCAGGATCTCGGCCGCGACGAGCGCCCCGGCGGACTCCGCCGTCGTCAGGAGGCGGAGGGCCCCCGGGGTCGTCGACGTGGCGATCGCGTCGAGCTGCAGCCGGAACTCGGCGATCGGGTCGGCCGCGTCATCGGCCGGCCCGACGGCGAACAGCGCGTCGTCGAAGAGCCGGGCCTGCGTCGGACGGGTGGGGCGGGCCTCCTGGCCGGGTGCATCCCACGTGTCGACGGGAGCCGCTGCGAGGGCGGTGCCCCGTGCGGCGAGCGCGCCGCGGAGGATCCGGCGGCAGAGTCGGAGGTCGACGCATCGGCCGACGCGTCCGCCGGCCGCCAGGACGGCCGGGTACCAGCGGGCGGTGTCGTCCCAGACCCAGCGCACGTCGGGTGCGTCGTGCGCGGCGACGAAGGCCGGGAGACCCGGCTCGTCCACGCGCGTCGGCTCGCCGGCCAACTCCCCCGCGTCGGTCAGGGGCGTCGCGGTGACGCCGCCGTCGACGCGGTGGAGGACGAGGTGCACCCGACGATCATCCCCCGGTTTCGCGAAACGCAACGTCGGCGACTGCTCGCAGCGGTGCAGCGCTGCGAGGTGTCGCCGACGTTGCGTCCCACGGAGGGGGGCGGGTCAGTCGGCGTGGTGGGGGTCCTGCGCCGCGTCCGTGCGGGGGTCGGT from Curtobacterium sp. SGAir0471 encodes:
- a CDS encoding aldo/keto reductase, with product MKTLELPQTDLTASDVVVGLMRINDMSDEDIRELYTASRDAGVTMFDHAAVYGVWHGCEQRFGSAVTLSSSERAAIQLQTKVGIRPTPNGAYFDFSYEHIIESVHESLEALHTDYVDVLLLHRPDALVEPDEVARAFDELHAAGKVHHFGVSNHTPGQVELLKKSVRQPLAFNQVQLSITHANVITQGLTANMAGLDQSIDRDNDILNHARLHDVTLQAWSPFQKGFFDGVFLGDREQYAELNDVLEELASAHGVTPTGIAVAWITRHPAHFQVVLGTTNPQRVRDSAAGSDVELSREEWYRVLTAAGHTVP
- a CDS encoding serine/threonine-protein kinase; translated protein: MEERVFGGRYRVTGTLGHGGMASVYRAVDEQLGREVAVKVFRIGAVDHGERARAEAEMHTLAALRSPSLVTLYDAALDDEDGDSYLVMELVPGSDLDTRLREGPLDTTTTARMGAQVAEGLAAVHAQGIVHRDVKPANVLLESDGEHVKLADFGIALLRDAARVTGTGTVIGTAAYISPEQVLGREVTGQADVYALGLVLLQCLTGERPFPGTAVESATARLTRGPEIDQHLPTAWRTLLHVMTAQDPSERPTAAEAARRLRALERDGTAPATQLLPGGPGTLTRAAGGAAGAAAGLAGAALGAGSPDAAYGDQATRAMPGAVDGDQATRAMPTAGGADAPTRAYDRPGAQDDVATTVLGAQRGAGGAGTAAAAGGGAAGGGAAVGGAAARGAGSGAGTAGRGGAAAAEPKRRRAGIIAAVVIGLLVLAGIGVALFALGGRDDPAPAPTGSSEPSTSTDEQTREPEQQPSQEQQPSQPAQEPSEPAEEPSQEQEPSEPAQEPSQPADDASVGPQPGGPASNPVEAPQGGPGTNGSGNGPGSNSGKGKDKGAGAADTAVDTTIGTLTEGPAKGPGRG
- a CDS encoding phosphatase PAP2 family protein, with the protein product MQRDDEEPTDPLAAAAARVDRDERTAVDADRHVGEVDLTSWRSRVGHAVAEAWAALGRRYGALPLLVLMLLVGIGIAVTATWAASEVYDAVRESDDVAVLDRPVLDWMLTLRSPFADRAVTWWTDIAGTIGMPIVAVAFLVGFTVQRRAWTPLVLLVAASGGSLLMTIAGKDLIGRARPPLSDAVPPYEHSPSFPSGHTLNATVVVGTIVYLLILRQSRTVTRVWTIVVGTLFVLSIGVSRIFLGHHWTTDVLAAWALGLAWLALVITAHRLYLTALHRGAEPVRRGAGPARPVRSPR
- a CDS encoding bifunctional 3'-5' exonuclease/DNA polymerase, with the protein product MHLVLHRVDGGVTATPLTDAGELAGEPTRVDEPGLPAFVAAHDAPDVRWVWDDTARWYPAVLAAGGRVGRCVDLRLCRRILRGALAARGTALAAAPVDTWDAPGQEARPTRPTQARLFDDALFAVGPADDAADPIAEFRLQLDAIATSTTPGALRLLTTAESAGALVAAEILHAGLPWRADVHERLLEQELGPRVPAGVRPRRLEELAAQIRAHLGEPGLNPDSPADVLRALRAAGLMVSSTRKWELQELEHPVIAPLLEYKKRSRLLTANGWAWLDEWVQDGRFHPKYVVGGVVTGRWAADGGGAMQLPKTVRSAVVADDGWAFVVADAAQLEPRVLAAMAGDRAMATAGDGRDLYDGVVASGAVETRQQAKGAMLGAMYGATQGDAGRLVPRLARAFPAALGLVDRAARAGERGEPVTTLLGRTSPVPDEAWFVARNRAWSVDGTPVQQRAVEGRARSWGRFTRNFVVQGTAAEWALAWMGSLRTRLAARFPGPLTAGPHLVFFVHDEIVVHTPVEHAAFVAEQVRAAAVDAGRLLFRDFPVVFPLSVSTVRDYGAAKD